CAAATCCACGCTGAAATTTAATGGTCTTTTTCGAGGTTCTTTTCTTGGAGACTTCCTCAATCGTACCCTTCTTGTGTTTTCTACGATACACCACAGTCCAACTGGTCTTTCGGGGATTTCTCTTCATGAAATACGACTTCTCACTCTTCCCATTCGCAAAGTTGAAGGTCTACAGAAGAATTACAGTTGTATTAGCATCAGTACTGTGCGTACGTGTGCATTCAAAAGCAAAATAAAGCTGTGTTAGTGTACAAGAGAACTAACATTAAAGGGCTTTTTAGGAGGTGCATAGTGTAGTGTACATATACAACGTATTGTAACGTTATTCCGGGCACGGAATACCCAATTGGTGCACATCATACCCAAAGAAACATGCCAAAATAAGTTTCcgcatacacatgcacaccagtATTACCTTGCCATCAACCCTGACGAACTTCTTTCCCCTACTGGGGTAGATCTTCTGCTGACTAAAATGGCAGAGCTCAAGCCTATATAAAGCAAACAAAAACAATTAATATCAACAAACAGAGCTCTTAAACTTATACAGTGTTGTAGATAATGCCAAACTAGTACAGTAACACCGATGGAAATAGATAATTCACCAACTTACTTCATCTTGTCTGCCCTACTAATTCATACACGTGGAGAAAGGTGGAGAAAATTTAATCACGTGATCATCTGCAAAAAGCTCTAGAAAATGGCGAGTTTGCCATCAGATAATGATATCGAAGTGGTCCGTTCTGCTGACTTAAAGCACACCAAGAGCCCCAAGAGTAAGAGCTCATCACTTAGACATAAAACAAGGATACCTTCTGATGCTTTCAGACAGTCTGAACAATCTCTAAGGGAGCTTTTGGAGGACTTTGAAAGTGGAAGACTAGATGCCTTTGGTGAGTACAAACAAAAGCTTTTATAGTAAGCATCTCAGTTTTAAACTTTATGTTCATCCAGGTGATTCAGATATGCTTCAGAAGATGAACGAGATTCGTGAGATGCAAGAGAAGTTAACGCTCAAGCACTTTGAGATCGACCAGATGAAGTCCGACCCTGATGGTAAAGGGGAGGGGAGTGATGGATCCCTTATTGACCTGACACAGGGACTAGAGAAACTAGGAGCTGCCATTCAATCTCTGCATTCAGACAACACATTGCTGAGAGGACACAATACAAAGCCTGCAAAGACAGTATCTCTACAACCTATTTCTAGTTTTATCGCTGAAGAAGATGTACGTGTATAATCGATGATTCACCATTTCTTTTTTACTCACTCATTATATAATTGTCATGATCAGCATTGTATTAATGTCAATTAAATCAAGCACAAGATACATTTATAGTACAGTGATACACATTCATATGGATAAAAACGTTCTGAACTATAAAatattgtacagtacagagtgttgtgtgGACCTATTGCATGTTTCAGCGATCAAAGTAGCCCTAGCTGTTCCTGAGCTGAGCTAGACGTGCTGAAAGATCATCCTACAGAACAAACACATTTATAAATTATTGTATGGACCTGTGACACGTGTCTGTGTTATCAATGGTAGACCTTCAAATACAATTGTGCCTAATAAACTGTAGCATGGCTGAAGTGGTTACCTACAGAATATAACACAGAACACTGCATAACATCATTTGTAACACTAAGCCTTACGTCCTGAGCCGGTGCTGCTACGCCAGTAGGGTTGGTTGGCAGTTCCAAATTTAATTCAAGTCTGGTGGAGAAAAATAAATTAGACATCACTTATTACTCTTATTGACATGTTAAACTTACCCTGCCTCATCAGCAGACTGTCTCATCAAACCCTCAACTTGGTCCTAGACAAAAATACAATATTGATACAACCACAACAACAGTGCGATCTATTGTACGTGTTCCTACATGTCCTCGTATCAGGCATACAATTGTGTGTGGGAAGGTTAAGGTGAGAGTTAAAAACAATACCTCTGGTGTTGTCAGTGTGGTGACTCCGCTCATTGCCTCGTCCATTGTCTGAGTCTGCACATCCAAGTGCTCAAATTGGCGTTCAAACTGGTCCATGATTCCAGCCACCTACAGTAACACAAACAGTTAAAATGGCTACTGAACTAAaagtacacatacacagaacAATCTTTTTTACTGTTGTCCAGTGTACAATTTGAACGGTTGAACACAGCTGTACAACACTAGAGTACCGCTGTCAATAATAATGATTTTTAGTTAATGGACAGGATAAGACTATTGATATTCCCAGTATTTCAGGCCCATCACATTATCGTACCAAGGTATTATGGCTCTCACCTTTTCCAGGTTCATAGACTTTAGGGCAGTGTCCATGCTCTTGACTACACTTCCCATGGATTTAGTGACTTGGCTCATCTGAATGGCAGACTGTACCCTAGAGGCCACCCCATCCACTCTGGCACTCATTCGCATGAAGTTCAGACCCTACAACCATACACCAATACATTTAAGCACAGCAtccacaatgtacatgtatacctaaTGTACACGAACAATGGAGCTAACACACAATTTATCTACCTACCCAGAAAGTCATAATAAATGCGATTTTAACTTAAGTTGGAAATTCTACATTAGATCATAGacagagtagaagagggattggaaacggaaatgattcacgtgatgttttacaatgaagtctactcTGGGACCATCCTTGTAGTGTTCTATGtaaagtaagttattagcctataatGTCAGCTGTAAGACTAGGTTTTGTGCAAATTCTCACCTCTAGCCGAATAAGTGGCTCCCTCCAAGAACTTTGAACTACCCACTAaactaagaattaagagctgAAAGGTATCTCTTCATAACTCCcacaaaagcccgggaaacttgtTGTGTTTAATGCATACATCTCaaagctacccccattactccccattactgaatcataTGCCCCCCTGATGGTACATGTAGGGATCATTTGGAAACGAAGAAAATgtaatctcgattgtcgtgaagtaactagaggtacacagagcgcctCTTCGTGCTTAATAgtgttcctataattattatagtacctatgatatagctaaggctgtgtaaccaagtagtgtgctgtgtcccaaatggcctcaagtatgtgatgtttagcagcagaactgctcttagactttttacagacagaaaaacaattctcatgaattattcatcgTGTTGTTAACATTCACATGATTGCATGCTAGTACTAGTATACCTaatgtacacgtacaatgTTACTTAATTAAGCCTCAATTAAAATCGCGGaaatacacggatggtactttgagggcacttccgtttccaatccctcttctactctatctatgattagaTGTGCTTGTATGACCCACTTAAAGCTGCCTGCATGGTTcacatatacatacacaacTTCTTCCATGGCACGAGGAAGAGAGGGGTGTACCTGATTCTTTTGTCTAATGGCATTCTCAGCATGAATCCTAGCTCCCTCTAAGTTGCCTTTCTGCAATGCCTGTAGGACAAGGAGTCAATGAGTTGTTGATAAATTATAGTTTAACCTATCTATGGTGATCAACTtataagcaggtcaccctctataatacagccaggttaatgggcctaaGTGCATGTGTTTCAACATGTGTTAGGCCACCTTTTCAATATAGCTACAGTTAGtctgcccaagggtgaccgcTATCGAAACTGTATGATGATACCTACACATTGTATGACTTGTATGACAGTCTAATTGATTTACGGCTatctacatacatacacacagaccTTACCTTCTTTACTTTCATTTTCTCTGTTTTTTCGTCCTTCTCACATTTTTTGGCACTTCTATCCATTTGCTTAGCAGCAAACTATAGTAAAATAAGAGGTGACAAAAtgtgaggtacatgtacgtgataTATACATCACGATCTAAgtattagtacatgtagctacaaatAATATTGCTCAACTTACTTTTAAGTTAAAGAGTTGTTCTATAGATTATCTGGTTAAGAATATCATTAACAGAGTGGaaaaaatacatgcatgatagatagatagatatacACGACGCATACACTCAACATGAAGGATACTCTCCATATTTTTCGACATTTTGACCACTTGTGGTTATAATTCTTGATCTTTAAGCTTCTCCTGTGATCTGAAAACTGTTTAATCTTTGACTGAGCACAGCAGAGTATAAATATGATCCTTTATTTGGTGTCAGAATTGCAACTGGAACTTGGTTGTTGCTGTCATGTGATTGTTATTCACTgtagggtcaaaggtcaggaAAGGCTTTATTCAGAATCatcgactgtgtgtgtactgtactgtactgtgcggttcctagctagctagctagctagcttatagAGCATTCgctcgtaataattatgccaagaTCCTAGCATTGTGATTATTAAGAAGACACAAGGACAGATTATAAGTTACTTCCACGCCAATTACGAGTAAGTTCTCTCAAAACCACGTGTCCTCTATTGCATCATGCCTCCTTAAACaaatactgcactgtacagGTATTCTTCTGTGCAATGAAGTTGTACAGCAGTGTAGATGGTGGTACAGCCTCCATAACACCGTTACAACAAATGCTCTCATCTGGATCAGGAGCTATTCTGACATCCCTTCTTACGACTCCGTTTGATGTTGTCAAAGTACGACTGCAAGCTCAGCAGAGGTCTGCTCATTTAAAGCCATGTTATTTGATGGAGTGTCGATGTCTAGACGGGGTCACACTGTGCGTTATAACACCCGAAGGAAATCACATGCAAACTATCAAATTTCGAGGAACTATACACGCATTTTTAAATATTGCCAAAAGGGAAGGAATTGGATCCTGGTGGGCTGGATTGTCCCCAACTTTAGTAATGGCTGTACCTGCTACCATTATATACTTCACAATGTACGATCAACTCAAAGCACTGTTTGGATTTCGACCTGGAGAAACGAACATACTTGCTCCCGTCCTGGGTGGTTCAATATCTCGTACAATTGCAGTAACGGCTATATGTCCTATTGAGCTCATAAGAACTAAGTTACAGTCTAGACAAGGCTACAGTTACAGTGAAGTAACAGATGTGGTTCAAGGAGCTGTTCGACAAAACGGAGTGTTGAGTTTATGGAGAGGACTACTGCCAATGTTGCTCAGGGATGTGCCTTTTTCGATATCGTACTGGTTGGGATATGAGTACCTTAAACTTCGTTTATATTCTGGAATGGATCCCTCAATGCACTCGATTGTTCCTCTGTTATCTGGGGCTCTGTCTGGTGGAGTGTCTGCTGTGATCACCACACCACTGGATCTCATcaaaacacacatgcaggtcAGTGTAGGACATACCAGGAGTGTTCATGCACTCCTAGTAGTGCagtattgtatacatgtagaagccATCTCCCAATCAGAATTTCCTGTTAGTGAATTGTGTGTTCCCCCTACAAGTATCTGTATTGTACGTATGCAATCTTCCCACAATCTTTTACAACACTCCTATAAGtaccgactagaaaaacatttgcaatgtgaaaaattgctaggattggccaggggaaccacaaaaaagcgtgggaacaagaaatcagacgagagcataactccaatccgttacaacgtcaatcacatgtatactggtagttttcccatgttttcccagccaatatgccacgcaatttttactggtggagtgatgaccaatccctatatatatttattatacatccattttagaatgtggggcacataatcatgatgatttgtgatgaattgatgttcctaatacatgcagtgttgagcacaggtacacacagtccatccatgcgtagtaacatgcacggaccgtactggtgactgcatggaatgatgtggtggatggaagctgataggtggatctggaacacagtctattatttaatatactatgtattgtacatgttcatgacgttgtaacggattggagttatgctctcgtctgatttcttgttcccacgcttttttgtggttcccctggccaatcctagcaatttttcacattgcaaatgtttttctagtcggattccctttctttttcagtacagtttacgtatcatgacatgcataagtggaacgtcaagaggcagtacaagaagagaagacaggactaatcagatatcttctcgaatatctctggactaataattatagtataatgagtaataatttattacttgataattatgttgaatttgcgaatcagtattaaatgacagccattttaagagcatgatatctagccagtgcatatagcatgcctgtcagagaaagggagctagagctgaacagtgtgaagaaaaggaacacctcaggctctggaaaagcactgctgcactgattttaggcgcacggtttattagccacgcctatctattattattggccacaacgcaattgctgagtcattaaagatggcggaattgtctaggtaagagaaatagagactgagaggtcatctgcctcgtggaagcaatcgcaaatctgaagaagcgctttgtaatccaggttgtagtcgtttggaaaccctgtgcagaatgtcctggagatggctgtacttggagtaaatgctgggcaagaaacttacttacttacttacttacttagtcagtcagacaaagagcggtgaaacgtagaaatagtgcaatttttaaaatgaaaatatttattcattaaaatgtttatggattatgaaatgagagatacaaagagagaaaaggctaaataaactatctgttcagccagtttcttgatgtggcctttccctgcagagatagaacagtttgaacatgagtcaaaataattgaaatattgctaaacacaggcaaacccactgccaatcctatgtaaaacctactggttttactaatctGTATACTTACATTTCCCTCACAAGACACCGTATAGCGCCTATTTTTAAATACTTGTGGTTTGGATCCCCGTTGCCTACTACTACTCCTAACATGTTTATTCTATCCTCCAGGTGGAAATGGGGGAGTCAAAGTCTGGCCCATCTCTGGGGGCGGGGTCTCTTCTCACAGTCGTACGTAACGTGATTAGCGAGCACGGCTACTCGGGACTATTTGCTGGACTCACTCCGAGAGTGGCTAAGATTGCTCCTGCTTGTGCCATCATGATAGCTAGTTATGAAGCAGGCAAGGAGTACTTTGCACAAAACAATATTCAGAGTTAAATAAATTGTTTGTGTCACTGTTTGTATCAAATCTCTCCAATGCCAttgtataaattatttattttgtacatgtataatgctGCTTCACTATACCGGTACGTGCGGTGCCTGTGTCTACCTAGCTTTAATTTGTAAAGTATATTGAGAATTATGATTCAACTgaacatacaaaaattaattgcaaTGATTAATAATTTATGATTTACAATTTAACTATACGTACAGTACGTGTCATATGTTTCTGACAGGTATCAAAAACCAAATGGGACTTCTTCGCTTTGAGAGCAAAAGTACATTCAATCGACTTTCTTTTTTAACATATTTCTTATCCAAAAATCTCTGGTAGCCGATCTTAAACACAGGTGCTTTCCAAAAGTTATTTAATACATCAAATGTAGTCATATCCGATAGCAGTAGAAAGACATGAAATCCAATTATCGTATTGAGCACAATGAAACCACCAACAGTAGGCATGAAAAGTTCGACCAAAGGTCCGAGCATTTCCAGTGAATCTGTATCTAAAGGGTCCAGTTGCAACCTCGACCAAACATTCGGGAAGAGACAGTCCCCAAAATAGAAGCAACTCATGGTCAGAGAATATCCGAGCCCAATTGACCCATAGCACAGAGTCAAGAAAAAGTGTGCGTATGTATTGAGGCCAACGCAATTTCCGGTAAAGGGACAGTGATGATCCATGTACGAAGTTACAGCCTGACACTTCTTACAATAGCGATGTTTTTTAGTCCCAATTTGGTCTTGTGTATCCACACAGTCTGTTGGGCGATCAGGATCATTCTTATTGCCTTGGCCTTTCTTCGGTGACACATCGTTATTTTCACTTTTGGTTTCAGAGATTACTACACTGCCTGCATGTGCGAACACTGCCATACAATAGTTAACGACCATATTTCCCCATACCCAGTAGGCAAACCCACTGTGACAGACAATCTTAAAGTTTCGAAAGGGGACGTTAGGAAAGAGAGGTATAAAATAGACAACTTGGAACCCCAAACCAGTGATTGCAAAAATGGCCATGAGCACGATTAGGAGAGTGCTTGCAGTTTGGTTGGTAAGCCTCTTGATGTTCCATCGTGGTAGGAGCAGACGCAGGAGGTCCACAATGAGGGGGGTCTGAACAAGGCCAATCAGGAAAGCAAGGATGTACACCAGCCATGACAGCATGGTGTTTAATTCCAGGTACTGTAccacatgtagatctagctattaaATGTGTGTACATCAGATCATGCCTGAGTGGGTGGGGAAGCCTGTGAAGCGtaatttgctataattatacaaaatgaAGCTGTCTAAAATTTTTGCAGCTTAATTAAAATTTACGTATAGCTTTCAGTGTTAATTACAGTACTTGCATGTTTGTATAGCTAACTGATACCTTGTGGACCTATACCTACTATTATTGGGATGACTGTTAATGTAACCTGATATATAGAGcagaaacaaaattaatgcgtAATGTTCAACAGGTATTAATACTCAGTGGTAGATCAGGGAATTTAATTTATTACCTGATAAAGGTATGATAGTTTCAGGTACAATCTTCTTGTGGAAAGGGACGGTAGGTCCACAGTATATCTATAGCAGGGAGTCGTAGTCCCTATTCTGTGCACATTTTAAGGGCAAACTTCTGTACTTTTTCTATTTTGTGAgaatttgttttttggtgtGGATCCCAAATATAGGGGCAGCATATTCCAGTTTTGATCTCACAAGTGAGATGTTAAACATTCTAGTGACGAGTCGCCATAGAACTGTCGGTATAAAGTATACCAACCTGCTTGCAGGCATTTCTGCACATTCCTTCTATGTGTTTTGACCATGAGAGGTCATGAGAGATCCACACGCCAAGCGAAGGTACTTGCAGTGGTCAACTTTAAGTAGGGGACTTCCACTAATATTGAGACACATGTTGGGAAGTGGTGGGCTAGCTGGATTTTCATGATGTATAGTTATGTATTTACATGCACTTGCGGATATAGGATGGTAAAGAAGAAGATCATCAGCATAGAGCAAGAGACTTCCTTCATTTTGATTTGTATTCAGTAAGTCAATGTCATTTATGTAGATTAGGAAAAGAAGAAGTCCCAGCACCGAACCATGTGGAACTCCTGACACAACCTCAGAGATTTTGATGACTTTCCATTTACtgtgacatacatgtattctATTCCTGAGATAGCTTGAAATCCAAGATGGGATGGGGATCTAAGTTCAATTTGGTTAGCTTACTCATCAATATCGAGTGAGGAACCTTGTCAAATGCCTTTTTGAAATCAAAAAAGACTGCACATTATTATACTCTGACCATCTTCAAGCAGTTTGTGCCAATTGTGCACTGCCGTAAGCAGCGCATCTGTGGTGGATTTTCCTTTAGTGAAACCCATGCATTGTTTATTCGAGAGGAAAGATATATCTTTTAGATGCTCTAAGATTTTGCTATACATATGTTTTTCCAGGAGCTTTACAAGGATGGAGAGTATAGCGATATAGGGCGATAGTTTAAGGGATCAGACTTGTCGTTTGATTTAGAGACATGAACCAATTTCCAGTCGTATGGCAGTTCACAGTTTTTTTTATCGATAGAGCATTGTAACTGTTATACTTGGGGTGATCGTTTCAGCAGTAGCCTTCAGCATTTTGGCGGAGATTCCGTCAGGATCATTTGATTTTGTGGTGTCTAGATTGGATAACAGGTTGAATACTTCATATTCTGCATGTGCAGCGTAAGTTCTCAGGTAAGTCTCTTGTTGGTtgtttaaaaaaaaaaaaaaaggtatATCTGGGTCAAGAGGAGGAAGTGAATGGTTGAAATTTGCATAAAACTGTTTGTTATTAAGGACCTGGGCCTTTTCTTCATCTTGTTTGATTTTGCGGCCATTTACTATACAAGACATGGGATAGAGCTATCTGGTATTTCAGAGCAGTCCAACATTTTTTTGACTGAGGCTTGAGGGTGCTAAAAAAATCTTCTGTCTGAGAGTGGTCACAACCTTATTTCTGATCTGTTTGTAGGTGCAAAATCAGAAGGTTTGTTGTATTTGCGCGCAAGTCTGTGTAATAGTTTCTCTTTTTGATATCTTTTATTATCTTTTCCATGCACTTATAACAGTGcatggaacccctctataacggacacctttggggaacaatgttttggcctttatacagaggtggcctttgttgagaggttgttttgcaCAAACTATTCATTTAGGACCTgagtgcctggccgttatacaGCAACtgggaggtggttgttaacagaggttccactgtatttcgGTGAATATAGTTGTATAGGGTTGAATGCTTGCATTcaactatatacactgtaaaaaatggtgtgtggttttgacgcaagtgcgtgactattgtggcaatTATCAGTAAAAAACGCAAGAAAAAACGCACGTTTGCCACAATAGCCACGCACTctgcgtcaaaaccacacatcattttttacagtgtagccTCCTTAAATTCACAGGCCTTGGATTGAACTCTCAGAAGTGTGACCTGGGACCAGGCTAGCATTTAACCCGAGTCTCCATCACAGTGTTATAATTGATTAGCCATGCTGTATATTCTACACAAGCTTGAAAACTGCAATGCCATCCatttaaaatacgaaattCTAAAAATATGTTCGTTTTATTCTGCAGATGTCAGCTAGTGTTGGACTCACATACACACGCTGGGGAACTTGGAAGCGCTTCCTGAAAACAATTCTCTATAGTGACAGAATCAGTGGGATCATTTTTCGTGCGATATCTGATTATAAGCTCCGTCTTCATGTAGTGGGATAACGTTGTTCATTTACTGACTTTTAAAAGGTGAAAAAATTTATAGCTCACCAATCGGTTCATGCActatagctccaacacagccaCAGGCCTGAAAGTGTAATGAATATTCATCCATGACTTTAATAGAGGAGCAGCTGTGTGTGATAAGCATGCTGATTATCTCAATATGCAATATGGCAGGCCGGAGTTAGAGTTGAAATGCAAAATATGccagcagccccacccactttatCTCCAACAATAACACTTACATACacattatatacagtatatatagctcaCCAAtcttccatgcatgcactccaaCACAGGCCTGAAAGTGTAATGAATATTCATCCATGAAACTTAGAGCTATGTGTGATCATATAAGTCATGCTGATCATCTCAACATAGGCAGGAATTATAATGCTGCAAAATATGcaagcagccccacccactttatCTCCATGCCACTAAATAACATAGTAATAGAAATTATTTATGCTTCATCTTGTTTTTGTTACTAACCGGCAGCAAATACCACCAAGCACTAGGTCTCTGATTCAGAATCAATACATTCAGTCT
This genomic stretch from Halichondria panicea chromosome 16, odHalPani1.1, whole genome shotgun sequence harbors:
- the LOC135349751 gene encoding large ribosomal subunit protein eL24-like produces the protein MKLELCHFSQQKIYPSRGKKFVRVDGKTFNFANGKSEKSYFMKRNPRKTSWTVVYRRKHKKGTIEEVSKKRTSKKTIKFQRGFGGATLEDILSKRNQNPEVRKKQREQAIKAAKEKAASKKKSEVQKAGKSAQQKVQKSSKKQTPRGSGGTSRGGQKR
- the LOC135349750 gene encoding coiled-coil domain-containing protein 28A-like, which produces MASLPSDNDIEVVRSADLKHTKSPKSKSSSLRHKTRIPSDAFRQSEQSLRELLEDFESGRLDAFGDSDMLQKMNEIREMQEKLTLKHFEIDQMKSDPDGKGEGSDGSLIDLTQGLEKLGAAIQSLHSDNTLLRGHNTKPAKTVSLQPISSFIAEEDVRV
- the LOC135349749 gene encoding charged multivesicular body protein 1b-like — its product is MSKNMEKQLFNLKFAAKQMDRSAKKCEKDEKTEKMKVKKALQKGNLEGARIHAENAIRQKNQGLNFMRMSARVDGVASRVQSAIQMSQVTKSMGSVVKSMDTALKSMNLEKVAGIMDQFERQFEHLDVQTQTMDEAMSGVTTLTTPEDQVEGLMRQSADEAGLELNLELPTNPTGVAAPAQDDDLSARLAQLRNS
- the LOC135349746 gene encoding probable mitochondrial glutathione transporter SLC25A40 isoform X1: MKLYSSVDGGTASITPLQQMLSSGSGAILTSLLTTPFDVVKVRLQAQQRSAHLKPCYLMECRCLDGVTLCVITPEGNHMQTIKFRGTIHAFLNIAKREGIGSWWAGLSPTLVMAVPATIIYFTMYDQLKALFGFRPGETNILAPVLGGSISRTIAVTAICPIELIRTKLQSRQGYSYSEVTDVVQGAVRQNGVLSLWRGLLPMLLRDVPFSISYWLGYEYLKLRLYSGMDPSMHSIVPLLSGALSGGVSAVITTPLDLIKTHMQVEMGESKSGPSLGAGSLLTVVRNVISEHGYSGLFAGLTPRVAKIAPACAIMIASYEAGKEYFAQNNIQS
- the LOC135349746 gene encoding probable mitochondrial glutathione transporter SLC25A40 isoform X3; this encodes MKLYSSVDGGTASITPLQQMLSSGSGAILTSLLTTPFDVVKVRLQAQQRSAHLKPCYLMECRCLDGVTLCVITPEGNHMQTIKFRGTIHAFLNIAKREGIGSWWAGLSPTLVMAVPATIIYFTMYDQLKALFGFRPGETNILAPVLGGSISRTIAVTAICPIELIRTKLQSRQGYSYSEVTDVVQGAVRQNGVLSLWRGLLPMLLRDVPFSISYWLGYEYLKLRLYSGMDPSMHSIVPLLSGALSGGVSAVITTPLDLIKTHMQFTYHDMHKWNVKRQYKKRRQD
- the LOC135349746 gene encoding probable mitochondrial glutathione transporter SLC25A40 isoform X2; protein product: MKLYSSVDGGTASITPLQQMLSSGSGAILTSLLTTPFDVVKVRLQAQQRSAHLKPCYLMECRCLDGVTLCVITPEGNHMQTIKFRGTIHAFLNIAKREGIGSWWAGLSPTLVMAVPATIIYFTMYDQLKALFGFRPGETNILAPVLGGSISRTIAVTAICPIELIRTKLQSRQGYSYSEVTDVVQGAVRQNGVLSLWRGLLPMLLRDVPFSISYWLGYEYLKLRLYSGMDPSMHSIVPLLSGALSGGVSAVITTPLDLIKTHMQYSLRIMTCISGTSRGSTRREDRTNQISSRISLD
- the LOC135349748 gene encoding putative ZDHHC-type palmitoyltransferase 4, encoding MLSWLVYILAFLIGLVQTPLIVDLLRLLLPRWNIKRLTNQTASTLLIVLMAIFAITGLGFQVVYFIPLFPNVPFRNFKIVCHSGFAYWVWGNMVVNYCMAVFAHAGSVVISETKSENNDVSPKKGQGNKNDPDRPTDCVDTQDQIGTKKHRYCKKCQAVTSYMDHHCPFTGNCVGLNTYAHFFLTLCYGSIGLGYSLTMSCFYFGDCLFPNVWSRLQLDPLDTDSLEMLGPLVELFMPTVGGFIVLNTIIGFHVFLLLSDMTTFDVLNNFWKAPVFKIGYQRFLDKKYVKKESRLNVLLLSKRRSPIWFLIPVRNI